The following proteins come from a genomic window of Alosa alosa isolate M-15738 ecotype Scorff River chromosome 2, AALO_Geno_1.1, whole genome shotgun sequence:
- the si:dkey-273o13.3 gene encoding filaggrin isoform X3 — translation MVKKKSRLGPHKDVFEDLRIGKQQLLERFLTPVHDHPKSKRVPAEMAQPHQHHHHHGQHHHHSHHRHHPHHHQQEHHHTHHHRDSHWEDNQESQPHVKSEGDSIHHHHGHHSHEHHHDKPHHGSSDKPLYRHHHHHKQHHRSQEVASHPKASVTSSNSSLSSSSSSDSSSSSDSSDSSSSSSSSSSTNSSSSSSSSGSSSSSSSSSSSSSTSSSSSSSSSSSSPSSWSSESSLNNAKLPKKKKKKQGRGPQHSLSLTDITRGKRGFDEDDAEDSLPLLDDGNEHRRHKRKSSRHALAKSNLKKNDKGNMRKAKSMEVLSRKRDKREEDDEAHYDEHATRKRKDQTKKDLLKEKSKFSAFLNEITRQVLSPSRLTSLGVPNAHRSPSPGRTSKSPRSESKPGSRPSSRPVSRPESVSSLTSSAPTHTSKHSRSSKHPRSRKHSHSSKHSHSSKHHSKPHHHKHHQHSLKGHRQHRHHSPSSQTDASTSPSRSRASSVKHGRKGHKHYHGGDSSDGSSSGSETTSHPPKHHHSRSSTPHSRHPSRHPSPSPSRHHHHHGHHSPSSSHHHHHHHHQHGHKGHHSPVSYSSSHPDLESALHDHHKAHHHKSHHKHPHHSEGHQHHHHHTESDQHHVETEDDHSHSGNHPHHHTHSDDHHHHHEHHHGHEHPHSPSGDHHHHEHHHGSEHHGSHSGDLDHTESEHPHSPSGDHHHHHHEHHHGSEHHGSHSGDLDHTESEHHHSHSGDHHHHHHHHPESEHHHTHHHGSEHHGSHSGDHHGHHHHPSHSGDHHLHHHHPGSEHHHSHSGDHHGHHEHHHGSEHHGSHSGDLDHTESEHHSHSGDHHHHHHHHPESEHHSHSGDHHHHHHHGSEHHHSHSSGLDHTESEHHSGDHHHHHHHPDSGHHSHSGDHHHHDHHHGSEHHHSRSSDLDKTESEHPHSPSGDHHGHHHHPSPSDDHHHHHEHHHGHEHPHSPSGDHHHHEHHHGSEHHGSHSGDLDHTESEHHHSHSSDHHHHHHHHPESEHHHTHHHGSEHHGSHSGDHHGHHHHPSHSGDHHLHHHHHGSEHHHSHSGDHHGQHEHHHGSEHHHSHSSGLDYTESEHHSHSGDHHHHHHHHGSEHHHSHSSDLDHTESEHHSHSGDHHLHHHHPGSEHHHSHSGDHHGHHEHHHGHEHHHSHSGDHHHHHHPHPDSEHHHGSDHHHHHGSDHHHSHSGDHHHHHHNPDSEHHHHHHHHHQDSESHPESHHHHHSHTDSLYHHHHEGDHHSPHRHSPKHHSPSHRASSPGAELESHSSKSSSSRNTASPTSQDDQPTPTYVGPPPAYRDSGSEVEKIRALQEQNEDLQHTLLQTTVRMECMGAEFKTSHQVLESELQRTRIELSSLMDRFKSLHSSYSYSQDNNHLLEKQLHCVAGNVDVERDQMNQRITELTEQLAVAKTTIHSLEAINVTPMLQGAMEKQLQSDEAANQIMPPAAPPPVQFMDHSRYDKAGDDQPLGPVPEEEESDWSEMGDEERHCVPIGHREGTAILTWISSHPGRWMEGDTESESGGEETVRQYPPRPLQIPHLQFTVHPETLPIPMDDVSPTSFQTSHGDPEDNDHHSPPSRKFGSPIRILSASMEKISDAGLTLHELQGHMKGSEAVMDLHGGAAEYVEEEAKIVLSWRDGHRHGMVGGGGGGAGGGGVGAARQSTLQEAERLLHHYISQTPSGVAEEVLNGERTKL, via the exons ATGGTGAAG AAAAAAAGCCGTCTAGGTCCGCACAAAGACGTGTTTGAGGACTTGAGAATTGGGAAGCAGCAGTTGCTGGAGAGGTTTCTAACCCCTGTGCATGATCATCCCAAGAGCAAGCGCGTGCCTGCGGAGATGGCCCAaccacaccagcaccaccaccaccatggccagcaccatcaccactctcaccaccgccaccatccacaccaccaccagcaagagcatcaccacacacaccaccacagagATTCACACTGGGAGGACAACCAGGAGAGTCAGCC CCATGTGAAATCAGAAGGCGACAGCATTCACCACCATCATGGCCACCACAGCCATGAACACCACCATGATAAACCCCATCATGGATCCTCCGACAAGCCCCTTTAccgtcatcaccatcatcacaaaCAGCATCATCGCAGTCAAGAGGTCGCCTCCCATCCTAAAGCTTCAGTCACCTCCTCCAACTCTTCTCTCAGCTCATCAAGCTCATCTGACTCTTCCAGCTCTTCAGATTCCTCCGAttcatcttcatcctcctcctcatcctcctccacaAATTCCAgttccagctcctcctcctcaggttcttcttcctcctcctcttcctcctcttcttcatcatccacctcttcatcatcctcttcctcctcttcatcatcctcaCCTTCCAGCTGGTCCTCGGAGAGCAGTCTGAACAACGCAAAACTtccaaagaagaagaagaagaaacaggGACGAGGACCCCAACACTCACTCTCCTTGACAGACATCACCAGGGGTAAGAGAGGCTTTGATGAAGATGATGCTGAAGATTCACTGCCTTTACTGGATGACGGGAATGAACACAGGAGGCACAAGAGAAAGTCCTCACGCCATGCCCTGGCGAAAAGCAACTTGAAAAAAAACGACAAAGGAAATATGCGAAAGGCTAAATCAATGGAAGTTCTGTCCCGTAAGCGCGATAAACGAGAGGAGGACGACGAGGCCCATTATGATGAGCATGCGACTCGGAAGAGGAAGGACCAAACCAAGAAGGACCTTTTGAAGGAGAAAAGCAAGTTCTCTGCTTTCCTGAATGAGATCACCAGGCAGGTGTTGAGTCCCTCTCGGTTAACTTCTCTTGGAGTTCCCAACGCCCACAGGTCGCCTAGTCCCGGCCGGACCTCCAAGTCACCCAGGTCAGAATCCAAACCAGGAAGTAGGCCAAGTAGTCGTCCAGTTAGTCGCCCAGAAAGTGTCAGTTCTTTGACATCCAGTGCTCCCACTCATACGAGCAAGCACTCACGCTCTAGCAAACACCCTCGTTCCCGTAAACATTCTCACTCCAGCAAGCATTCTCATTCCAGCAAGCACCACTCAAAGCCACACCACCACAAGCACCATCAACACAGCCTGAAAGGTCATCGTCAACATCGACATCACAGTCCAAGCAGCCAAACTGATGCAAGCACTAGTCCCTCGCGCAGTCGTGCCTCCAGCGTGAAGCATGGTCGCAAGGGACACAAACATTATCATGGAGGCGACTCGTCAGATGGATCGAGCTCTGGATCAGAAACGACTTCTCACCCACCGAAACACCACCACTCCCGCTCCTCAACGCCCCACAGCCGCCATCCGTCCCGCCACCCTTCCCCATCTCCATCTcgtcaccatcaccaccatggACACcattccccttcctcctcccatcaccatcaccatcaccatcaccagcaCGGCCATAAGGGCCACCACAGCCCAG TGTCTTACTCTTCCTCTCATCCTGATCTGGAATCTGCCCTGCACGACCATCACAAGGCGCACCATCATAAGTCACACCACAAGCACCCGCACCACTCTGAGGGgcatcaacaccaccatcatcacacaGAGTCTGACCAACACCACGTGGAGACTGAAGACGACCACTCCCATTCAGGtaaccacccccaccaccacacccatTCAGAtgatcaccatcaccaccacgaGCATCACCACGGACATGaacaccctcactccccctcaGGTGATCATCACCACCATGAGCATCACCATGGATCTGAACACCATGGCTCCCACTCAGGTGATCTTGACCATACAGAATCTGaacaccctcactccccctcaggtgatcaccatcatcaccaccatgaGCATCACCATGGATCTGAACACCATGGCTCCCACTCAGGTGATCTTGACCATACAGAATCTGAACACCACCACTCCCATTCAGGtgatcaccatcatcaccaccaccatcacccagAATCTGAACATCACCACACCCATCACCATGGATCTGAACACCATGGCTCCCACTCAGGTGATCACCAtggtcaccaccaccatccctcCCATTCAGGTGACCACCAtcttcaccaccatcaccctgGATCTGAACACCATCACTCCCATTCAGGTGATCACCATGGTCACCATGAGCATCACCATGGATCTGAACACCATGGCTCCCACTCAGGTGATCTTGACCATACAGAATCTGAGCATCACTCCCATTCAGGtgatcaccatcatcaccaccaccaccacccagaaTCTGAGCATCACTCCCATTCAGGtgatcaccatcatcaccaccaccatggaTCTGAACACCACCATTCTCACTCCAGTGGTCTTGATCATACAGAGTCTGAACACCATTCAggtgaccatcaccaccaccaccatcacccagATTCAGGGCATCACTCCCATTCAGGTGATCATCACCACCATGACCATCACCATGGATCTGAACACCATCACTCCCGATCAAGTGATCTCGATAAAACAGAATCTGaacaccctcactccccctcaGGTGATCATCATGGTCATCACCACCATCCCTCCCCCTCAGAtgatcaccatcaccaccacgaGCATCACCACGGACATGaacaccctcactccccctcaGGTGATCATCACCACCATGAGCATCACCATGGATCTGAACACCATGGCTCCCACTCAGGTGATCTTGACCATACAGAATCTGAACACCATCACTCCCATTCAAGtgatcaccatcatcaccaccaccatcacccagAATCTGAACATCACCACACCCATCACCATGGATCTGAACACCATGGCTCCCACTCAGGTGATCACCAtggtcaccaccaccatccctcCCATTCAGGTGACCACCAtcttcaccaccatcaccatggaTCTGAACACCATCACTCCCATTCAGGTGATCACCATGGTCAACATGAGCATCACCATGGATCTGAACACCATCATTCTCACTCCAGTGGTCTCGATTATACAGAATCTGAGCATCACTCCCATTCAGGtgaccaccatcatcaccaccatcaccatggaTCTGAACACCATCACTCTCACTCAAGTGATCTTGATCATACAGAATCTGAGCATCACTCCCATTCAGGTGACCACCAtcttcaccaccatcaccctgGATCTGAACACCATCACTCCCATTCAGGTGATCACCATGGTCACCATGAGCATCACCATGGACATGAACACCACCACTCCCATTCCGGtgatcaccaccatcaccaccatccacATCCTGACTCTGAACATCACCACGGATctgaccaccatcatcaccacggATCTGACCACCATCACTCCCACTCAGgtgaccaccatcaccatcatcacaatCCTGACTctgaacaccaccaccaccaccaccatcaccaccaagaTTCTGAATCTCATCCTGAatctcatcaccatcaccattccCACACAGATTCACTCTACCATCACCACCATGAAGGGGACCATCATAgcccacacagacactcaccaaAACACCACTCCCCAAGCCATAGGGCATCATCACCAGGTGCAGAGTTGGAATCACACTCCAGTAAATCCAGCTCCTCTAGAAATACGGCTAGTCCTACGAGCCAAGATGATCAGCCAACACCTACTTATGTGGGTCCCCCACCTGCCTACAGA GACAGTGGATCAGAAGTGGAAAAAATAAG AGCTCTGCAAGAGCAGAATGAGGATCTCCAACACACCTTACTTCAGACCACAGTTCGCATGGAGTGCATGGGGGCCGAGTTCAAAACCAGCCACCAGGTTCTGGAGAGTGAGCTCCAGAGGACTCGAATAGAGCTCAGCAGCCTCATGGACAGGTTCAAGAG TCTGCACTCCAGCTACTCCTACTCGCAGGACAATAATCACCTTCTGGAGAAGCAGCTTCATTGTGTG GCTGGAAATGTAGATGTGGAACGTGATCAGATGAACCAGCGCATCACAGAGCTGACAGAGCAGCTGGCTGTTGCTAAGACGACCATTCACAGCCTGGAGGCTATTAAC GTAACACCCATGTTGCAGGGAGCCATGGAAAAACAATTACAATCAGATGAAGCAGCAAATCAGATCATGCCCCCAGCCGCACCCCCTCCCGTCCAATTCATGGACCACAGCCGTTATGACAAGGCTGGAGACGACCAGCCCCTGGGACCTGTTCCAGAGGAAGAGGAATCTGATTGGTCAGAGATGGGAGACGAAGAGCGCCACTGCGTGCCGATTGGCCACCGCGAGGGCACGGCCATCTTGACCTGGATCAGCAGCCATCCGGGCCGGTGGATGGAGGGCGACACGGAGAGCGAGTCGGGTGGCGAGGAAACGGTTCGCCAGTACCCGCCTCGCCCGCTGCAGATCCCCCACCTCCAGTTCACCGTCCACCCGGAGACCCTGCCCATCCCCATGGACGACGTCAGCCCCACCTCCTTCCAGACGTCTCATGGCGACCCCGAAGACAACGACCATCACTCCCCGCCGTCCCGCAAGTTCGGCTCGCCCATACGCATCCTCTCGGCCAGCATGGAGAAGATCAGCGACGCGGGGCTTACGCTGCACGAGCTCCAGGGGCACATGAAGGGCAGTGAGGCAGTCATGGACCTCCACGGAGGCGCCGCGGA
- the si:dkey-273o13.3 gene encoding filaggrin isoform X5: protein MVKKKSRLGPHKDVFEDLRIGKQQLLERFLTPVHDHPKSKRVPAEMAQPHQHHHHHGQHHHHSHHRHHPHHHQQEHHHTHHHRDSHWEDNQESQPHVKSEGDSIHHHHGHHSHEHHHDKPHHGSSDKPLYRHHHHHKQHHRSQEVASHPKASVTSSNSSLSSSSSSDSSSSSDSSDSSSSSSSSSSTNSSSSSSSSGSSSSSSSSSSSSSTSSSSSSSSSSSSPSSWSSESSLNNAKLPKKKKKKQGRGPQHSLSLTDITRGKRGFDEDDAEDSLPLLDDGNEHRRHKRKSSRHALAKSNLKKNDKGNMRKAKSMEVLSRKRDKREEDDEAHYDEHATRKRKDQTKKDLLKEKSKFSAFLNEITRQVLSPSRLTSLGVPNAHRSPSPGRTSKSPRSESKPGSRPSSRPVSRPESVSSLTSSAPTHTSKHSRSSKHPRSRKHSHSSKHSHSSKHHSKPHHHKHHQHSLKGHRQHRHHSPSSQTDASTSPSRSRASSVKHGRKGHKHYHGGDSSDGSSSGSETTSHPPKHHHSRSSTPHSRHPSRHPSPSPSRHHHHHGHHSPSSSHHHHHHHHQHGHKGHHSPGQHHHHHSEHHSRHGSHHHSHSHHHSPHSHHSSSHSHTVSYSSSHPDLESALHDHHKAHHHKSHHKHPHHSEGHQHHHHHTESDQHHVETEDDHSHSGNHPHHHTHSDDHHHHHEHHHGHEHPHSPSGDHHHHEHHHGSEHHGSHSGDLDHTESEHPHSPSGDHHHHHHEHHHGSEHHGSHSGDLDHTESEHHHSHSGDHHHHHHHHPESEHHHTHHHGSEHHGSHSGDHHGHHHHPSHSGDHHLHHHHPGSEHHHSHSGDHHGHHEHHHGHEHHHSHSGDHHHHHHPHPDSEHHHGSDHHHHHGSDHHHSHSGDHHHHHHNPDSEHHHHHHHHHQDSESHPESHHHHHSHTDSLYHHHHEGDHHSPHRHSPKHHSPSHRASSPGAELESHSSKSSSSRNTASPTSQDDQPTPTYVGPPPAYRDSGSEVEKIRALQEQNEDLQHTLLQTTVRMECMGAEFKTSHQVLESELQRTRIELSSLMDRFKSLHSSYSYSQDNNHLLEKQLHCVAGNVDVERDQMNQRITELTEQLAVAKTTIHSLEAINVTPMLQGAMEKQLQSDEAANQIMPPAAPPPVQFMDHSRYDKAGDDQPLGPVPEEEESDWSEMGDEERHCVPIGHREGTAILTWISSHPGRWMEGDTESESGGEETVRQYPPRPLQIPHLQFTVHPETLPIPMDDVSPTSFQTSHGDPEDNDHHSPPSRKFGSPIRILSASMEKISDAGLTLHELQGHMKGSEAVMDLHGGAAEYVEEEAKIVLSWRDGHRHGMVGGGGGGAGGGGVGAARQSTLQEAERLLHHYISQTPSGVAEEVLNGERTKL, encoded by the exons ATGGTGAAG AAAAAAAGCCGTCTAGGTCCGCACAAAGACGTGTTTGAGGACTTGAGAATTGGGAAGCAGCAGTTGCTGGAGAGGTTTCTAACCCCTGTGCATGATCATCCCAAGAGCAAGCGCGTGCCTGCGGAGATGGCCCAaccacaccagcaccaccaccaccatggccagcaccatcaccactctcaccaccgccaccatccacaccaccaccagcaagagcatcaccacacacaccaccacagagATTCACACTGGGAGGACAACCAGGAGAGTCAGCC CCATGTGAAATCAGAAGGCGACAGCATTCACCACCATCATGGCCACCACAGCCATGAACACCACCATGATAAACCCCATCATGGATCCTCCGACAAGCCCCTTTAccgtcatcaccatcatcacaaaCAGCATCATCGCAGTCAAGAGGTCGCCTCCCATCCTAAAGCTTCAGTCACCTCCTCCAACTCTTCTCTCAGCTCATCAAGCTCATCTGACTCTTCCAGCTCTTCAGATTCCTCCGAttcatcttcatcctcctcctcatcctcctccacaAATTCCAgttccagctcctcctcctcaggttcttcttcctcctcctcttcctcctcttcttcatcatccacctcttcatcatcctcttcctcctcttcatcatcctcaCCTTCCAGCTGGTCCTCGGAGAGCAGTCTGAACAACGCAAAACTtccaaagaagaagaagaagaaacaggGACGAGGACCCCAACACTCACTCTCCTTGACAGACATCACCAGGGGTAAGAGAGGCTTTGATGAAGATGATGCTGAAGATTCACTGCCTTTACTGGATGACGGGAATGAACACAGGAGGCACAAGAGAAAGTCCTCACGCCATGCCCTGGCGAAAAGCAACTTGAAAAAAAACGACAAAGGAAATATGCGAAAGGCTAAATCAATGGAAGTTCTGTCCCGTAAGCGCGATAAACGAGAGGAGGACGACGAGGCCCATTATGATGAGCATGCGACTCGGAAGAGGAAGGACCAAACCAAGAAGGACCTTTTGAAGGAGAAAAGCAAGTTCTCTGCTTTCCTGAATGAGATCACCAGGCAGGTGTTGAGTCCCTCTCGGTTAACTTCTCTTGGAGTTCCCAACGCCCACAGGTCGCCTAGTCCCGGCCGGACCTCCAAGTCACCCAGGTCAGAATCCAAACCAGGAAGTAGGCCAAGTAGTCGTCCAGTTAGTCGCCCAGAAAGTGTCAGTTCTTTGACATCCAGTGCTCCCACTCATACGAGCAAGCACTCACGCTCTAGCAAACACCCTCGTTCCCGTAAACATTCTCACTCCAGCAAGCATTCTCATTCCAGCAAGCACCACTCAAAGCCACACCACCACAAGCACCATCAACACAGCCTGAAAGGTCATCGTCAACATCGACATCACAGTCCAAGCAGCCAAACTGATGCAAGCACTAGTCCCTCGCGCAGTCGTGCCTCCAGCGTGAAGCATGGTCGCAAGGGACACAAACATTATCATGGAGGCGACTCGTCAGATGGATCGAGCTCTGGATCAGAAACGACTTCTCACCCACCGAAACACCACCACTCCCGCTCCTCAACGCCCCACAGCCGCCATCCGTCCCGCCACCCTTCCCCATCTCCATCTcgtcaccatcaccaccatggACACcattccccttcctcctcccatcaccatcaccatcaccatcaccagcaCGGCCATAAGGGCCACCACAGCCCAGgtcaacaccaccaccatcactctGAGCACCACTCTCGCCACGGCTCCCAtcaccactctcactctcaccatCACTCGCCCCATTCTCaccactcctcctctcattcccacACAGTGTCTTACTCTTCCTCTCATCCTGATCTGGAATCTGCCCTGCACGACCATCACAAGGCGCACCATCATAAGTCACACCACAAGCACCCGCACCACTCTGAGGGgcatcaacaccaccatcatcacacaGAGTCTGACCAACACCACGTGGAGACTGAAGACGACCACTCCCATTCAGGtaaccacccccaccaccacacccatTCAGAtgatcaccatcaccaccacgaGCATCACCACGGACATGaacaccctcactccccctcaGGTGATCATCACCACCATGAGCATCACCATGGATCTGAACACCATGGCTCCCACTCAGGTGATCTTGACCATACAGAATCTGaacaccctcactccccctcaggtgatcaccatcatcaccaccatgaGCATCACCATGGATCTGAACACCATGGCTCCCACTCAGGTGATCTTGACCATACAGAATCTGAACACCACCACTCCCATTCAGGtgatcaccatcatcaccaccaccatcacccagAATCTGAACATCACCACACCCATCACCATGGATCTGAACACCATGGCTCCCACTCAGGTGATCACCAtggtcaccaccaccatccctcCCATTCAG GTGACCACCAtcttcaccaccatcaccctgGATCTGAACACCATCACTCCCATTCAGGTGATCACCATGGTCACCATGAGCATCACCATGGACATGAACACCACCACTCCCATTCCGGtgatcaccaccatcaccaccatccacATCCTGACTCTGAACATCACCACGGATctgaccaccatcatcaccacggATCTGACCACCATCACTCCCACTCAGgtgaccaccatcaccatcatcacaatCCTGACTctgaacaccaccaccaccaccaccatcaccaccaagaTTCTGAATCTCATCCTGAatctcatcaccatcaccattccCACACAGATTCACTCTACCATCACCACCATGAAGGGGACCATCATAgcccacacagacactcaccaaAACACCACTCCCCAAGCCATAGGGCATCATCACCAGGTGCAGAGTTGGAATCACACTCCAGTAAATCCAGCTCCTCTAGAAATACGGCTAGTCCTACGAGCCAAGATGATCAGCCAACACCTACTTATGTGGGTCCCCCACCTGCCTACAGA GACAGTGGATCAGAAGTGGAAAAAATAAG AGCTCTGCAAGAGCAGAATGAGGATCTCCAACACACCTTACTTCAGACCACAGTTCGCATGGAGTGCATGGGGGCCGAGTTCAAAACCAGCCACCAGGTTCTGGAGAGTGAGCTCCAGAGGACTCGAATAGAGCTCAGCAGCCTCATGGACAGGTTCAAGAG TCTGCACTCCAGCTACTCCTACTCGCAGGACAATAATCACCTTCTGGAGAAGCAGCTTCATTGTGTG GCTGGAAATGTAGATGTGGAACGTGATCAGATGAACCAGCGCATCACAGAGCTGACAGAGCAGCTGGCTGTTGCTAAGACGACCATTCACAGCCTGGAGGCTATTAAC GTAACACCCATGTTGCAGGGAGCCATGGAAAAACAATTACAATCAGATGAAGCAGCAAATCAGATCATGCCCCCAGCCGCACCCCCTCCCGTCCAATTCATGGACCACAGCCGTTATGACAAGGCTGGAGACGACCAGCCCCTGGGACCTGTTCCAGAGGAAGAGGAATCTGATTGGTCAGAGATGGGAGACGAAGAGCGCCACTGCGTGCCGATTGGCCACCGCGAGGGCACGGCCATCTTGACCTGGATCAGCAGCCATCCGGGCCGGTGGATGGAGGGCGACACGGAGAGCGAGTCGGGTGGCGAGGAAACGGTTCGCCAGTACCCGCCTCGCCCGCTGCAGATCCCCCACCTCCAGTTCACCGTCCACCCGGAGACCCTGCCCATCCCCATGGACGACGTCAGCCCCACCTCCTTCCAGACGTCTCATGGCGACCCCGAAGACAACGACCATCACTCCCCGCCGTCCCGCAAGTTCGGCTCGCCCATACGCATCCTCTCGGCCAGCATGGAGAAGATCAGCGACGCGGGGCTTACGCTGCACGAGCTCCAGGGGCACATGAAGGGCAGTGAGGCAGTCATGGACCTCCACGGAGGCGCCGCGGA